In Methylocystis echinoides, one genomic interval encodes:
- a CDS encoding acyl-CoA dehydrogenase C-terminal domain-containing protein — translation MPSYRAPVDDTLFLLNDVLQFQRFGNLKGFADVSPDVLAQILGEAGKICEEILAPLNQSGDANGCRRDADGGVTTPAGFKSAFQAYAEGGWISLPVPEEYGGQGLPFTLSTPMSEYASAANMAFAMYPGLTQGALAALLTHGSEEQKRLYVPKMAEGRWTGTMNLTEPQCGTDLGLLTTKAVPRGDGSYLITGQKIFISAGEHDLAENIIHLVLARIEGAPAGVKGISLFIVPKISVNADGSLGARNGVSCGSIEEKMGIHGNSTCVMNYDGAQGFLVGEANRGLNAMFVMMNEARLGVAIQGLAQSEVAYQNAVAYAKERLQGRALSGPKNPDKKADPIIVHPDIRRMLMEIKAFNEAARGLTLAAALDSDVAHRSEDAAARQAAEDRLSLMTPVLKGVLTDIGFDNAVKAQQVFGGHGYIREWGMEQFVRDARIAMIYEGANGIQALDLVGRKLPREGGRAIMAFFRDGAELLQSHGDKEAMRPFVAPTQAALNDLQKASMWLMQNGLAKPDNAGAASYDYMHLLGRVAMALMWVKIAAVALDKKAREPDQAARMDAKLVTARFYMERMLPETSLRLARIGAGADTMMSLAPEMF, via the coding sequence ATGCCGAGCTATAGAGCGCCTGTTGACGACACGCTTTTTCTCCTCAACGACGTGCTGCAGTTTCAGCGTTTCGGCAATCTGAAAGGGTTCGCCGACGTCAGCCCCGACGTTCTCGCCCAGATTCTCGGCGAAGCCGGCAAGATTTGCGAAGAGATCCTCGCCCCGCTCAACCAATCCGGCGACGCCAATGGCTGCCGGCGCGACGCCGACGGCGGCGTGACGACGCCCGCCGGCTTCAAATCGGCCTTTCAGGCCTACGCCGAGGGCGGGTGGATCAGCCTGCCCGTGCCGGAGGAATATGGCGGTCAAGGCCTGCCCTTCACGTTGTCGACGCCGATGAGCGAATATGCGTCTGCGGCGAATATGGCGTTCGCCATGTATCCGGGCCTGACGCAGGGCGCGCTGGCCGCGCTGCTCACGCATGGTTCGGAAGAGCAGAAGCGGCTTTACGTTCCCAAAATGGCCGAAGGCCGCTGGACCGGCACCATGAATCTGACGGAGCCGCAGTGCGGCACCGATCTCGGCCTCTTAACCACCAAGGCGGTTCCGCGCGGCGACGGCTCCTATTTGATCACGGGACAGAAGATTTTCATCTCCGCCGGCGAACACGACCTTGCTGAAAACATCATCCATCTCGTGCTCGCGCGCATCGAGGGCGCGCCGGCGGGCGTGAAGGGGATATCGCTCTTTATCGTGCCGAAGATCTCCGTGAACGCCGACGGTTCGCTGGGCGCGCGCAACGGCGTCTCCTGCGGCTCCATCGAAGAGAAGATGGGCATTCACGGCAACTCGACCTGCGTGATGAATTACGACGGCGCGCAGGGCTTTCTCGTCGGCGAAGCCAATCGCGGCCTCAACGCGATGTTCGTGATGATGAACGAGGCGCGGCTCGGCGTCGCCATTCAGGGCCTCGCGCAGTCGGAAGTCGCCTATCAGAACGCCGTCGCCTATGCGAAGGAGCGCCTGCAGGGCCGCGCCCTGTCGGGGCCGAAGAATCCCGACAAGAAAGCCGATCCCATCATCGTGCACCCGGATATCCGCCGCATGCTCATGGAGATCAAGGCGTTCAACGAGGCGGCGCGCGGGTTGACGCTCGCCGCCGCGCTCGACAGCGACGTCGCGCATCGCTCGGAAGACGCCGCGGCGCGGCAGGCGGCGGAAGATCGGCTGAGCCTGATGACGCCGGTGCTGAAGGGCGTGTTGACGGATATCGGCTTCGACAATGCGGTGAAGGCGCAGCAGGTCTTCGGCGGCCATGGTTACATTCGCGAATGGGGCATGGAGCAGTTCGTGCGCGACGCGCGCATCGCCATGATCTACGAGGGCGCGAATGGCATTCAGGCGCTCGACCTCGTCGGCCGCAAATTGCCGCGCGAGGGCGGCCGCGCGATCATGGCCTTCTTCAGGGACGGCGCGGAACTGCTGCAGTCGCATGGCGACAAGGAGGCCATGAGGCCCTTCGTCGCGCCGACTCAGGCGGCGCTGAACGACTTGCAGAAAGCGAGCATGTGGCTCATGCAGAATGGGCTCGCCAAGCCCGACAACGCCGGCGCGGCGTCCTATGACTATATGCATCTCCTCGGCCGCGTCGCGATGGCGCTGATGTGGGTCAAGATCGCCGCCGTTGCGCTGGACAAGAAGGCGCGTGAGCCCGATCAGGCCGCACGCATGGACGCGAAGCTCGTCACCGCGCGCTTTTACATGGAGCGGATGCTGCCGGAGACGTCCCTGCGCCTCGCGCGCATTGGCGCCGGCGCCGACACGATGATGTCGCTTGCGCCGGAGATGTTTTGA
- a CDS encoding peptidoglycan-binding protein yields the protein MTKALSRKHRGLDDDAGGSARAEARRSGKRLGAWLDDVIRAEAEAFDDEAFDTDDEDDRVETIARRLARGGGARDDRERADEPRPRRWRDDARELRAEPRRRRDEAFHEKDDDEPRRESRGRRAPRRDQQEIFADAAAVLGRRIAQSERQTARALDNLAGLVEDGELSRESAEEGLAFLAKRLGRIESRLSEQPSAGANARPIRSALARLEARLDELSDADRVSDVERALEGLDRRLEEIARRLDPEPRARGRAPSPAADHAEPPPRRPLDAAIAEITRRQRALNAAEPTQGPKRPEPAPAVPSPAAPVVPPPAPAPDVWDGAPPAERFAAVHASLDSISSQLETVRQGAAQRADQQLVAMRQIEGLRRDLEEMSGAIGDLAPRASVAAIETALHDLARRVETQRCRGVADDLLAPAERIAGELRAAIRDLDPSPIVRNLHADVLTIGRRLDSLQQPSPGDATLVRDLVARVGEIREQLAALAARPLPLEKIETRLVDLAQRVDALTRTGVGVAAKAAAALDMGEVARSIRAIVSTETNASFDTFNGRLEQLAGKVDALVASAGGKRIDELGKRIDDLGQMIAKRFENGAAQRVDTSGLEKLVAGLARKLDTALEQKPETPALEEIGRKLDTLGTRLLPDAVSAEAIARIEGMLASPPAEKQFRDLAQRIDGMRETLAQRLEQGGAEGPAIGAIEHLVRGLDRKVETALAAHAHAPDIEPLRRQLEQLSQKIDRLDDPGAHSTLSAAGTGNPQLDDIAARLDRMQSALAHRVEEASPAARQFEMAELVEQLAARINQAADSQGDAEAFRALETQIGALSKRLDRNDHNGAALAAVEGKIAALVAQMEETKSATSLAAEEAVRRATQEILREASPGPGALRAALERELADIRDKQDASGQRTHETLLAVHETLERVVDRLAMFEDELTEIRTGVTAPAKAGAAAQPASAAEPRPPSRLTDDDELGDFLMPPGAPRPQRRETAFAAAPESAQMDFIAAARRAAQQAARDAAAAETAYQERRNAALRAEAFAESGERAPEGKSGGLLAAIQERKRPLLLGLGALVLMIGAYQIARVGIEGADKWRQDRRHAEAAHTESDAEPEAAPGPGAPARTGASQGAAKTPALAPATPARPSANAPEAAPRPPAAPPPRMLAPQAETPGPLDKTPVGSIGGAGLNPLPPPDAVVAIRALAEGGDPGAQYELALRMAEGRGVPRDPATAAQWFEKAAGKGVAPAQYRLGSLYEKGLGVARDYSRARKLYQSAAEAGNARAMHNLAVLLAEGGDGGKPDYAVAAEWFRRAGEYGVRDSQYNLAILYARGLGVGQSLVQSYVWFSAAAEQGDADAAKKRDEVAARLDSKELAAAKAAAAAFHAKEPPRAANEAPAPAGGWEKAKAPGAPGPATRPPAKPKISAI from the coding sequence ATGACCAAGGCACTTTCCCGCAAACACCGTGGACTCGACGACGACGCCGGCGGCTCGGCCCGCGCGGAAGCGCGCCGGTCCGGGAAACGCCTCGGCGCCTGGCTGGACGATGTGATTCGGGCGGAGGCGGAGGCGTTCGACGATGAGGCGTTCGACACTGACGATGAGGACGATCGGGTCGAAACGATCGCGCGACGGCTCGCGCGCGGCGGCGGCGCGCGGGACGACCGTGAGCGCGCCGATGAACCTCGGCCGCGCCGCTGGCGCGACGACGCGCGGGAGCTCAGGGCGGAACCCCGCCGGCGCCGCGACGAAGCATTTCACGAGAAAGACGATGACGAGCCCCGGCGCGAGTCGCGCGGGCGTCGCGCCCCACGCCGCGACCAGCAGGAGATTTTCGCCGACGCGGCGGCGGTCCTCGGCCGTCGCATCGCCCAGAGCGAGCGTCAGACCGCGCGCGCCCTCGACAATCTCGCTGGCCTGGTCGAAGACGGCGAATTGAGCCGCGAGAGCGCAGAAGAGGGCTTGGCGTTCCTGGCGAAGCGGCTGGGGCGCATCGAGTCGCGCCTATCTGAACAGCCGTCCGCGGGCGCGAACGCGCGCCCCATTCGCTCCGCGCTGGCGCGGCTCGAGGCGCGGCTCGACGAGCTTTCCGACGCGGACCGCGTCTCCGACGTCGAGCGCGCGCTCGAGGGGCTCGACCGGCGCCTGGAGGAGATCGCCCGTCGGCTCGACCCCGAGCCCCGCGCGCGCGGCCGCGCCCCGAGCCCGGCCGCGGATCATGCCGAGCCGCCGCCCCGTCGCCCGCTCGACGCGGCGATCGCCGAGATCACCCGCCGGCAGCGCGCGCTCAACGCCGCCGAGCCGACGCAGGGGCCAAAGCGGCCCGAGCCGGCGCCGGCTGTCCCGTCGCCCGCCGCGCCCGTCGTTCCGCCCCCCGCGCCCGCGCCGGATGTCTGGGACGGCGCGCCCCCGGCAGAGCGTTTCGCCGCGGTTCACGCCTCGCTCGACTCGATTTCGTCGCAGCTCGAAACGGTGCGGCAGGGCGCCGCGCAGCGCGCCGATCAGCAATTGGTGGCGATGCGTCAGATCGAGGGCCTGCGCCGCGACCTCGAGGAGATGTCCGGGGCGATTGGCGACCTCGCGCCCCGCGCCTCGGTCGCCGCCATCGAGACGGCGCTGCACGATCTCGCGCGCCGTGTCGAGACGCAGCGCTGCCGCGGCGTCGCCGATGATCTGCTGGCGCCGGCCGAGCGGATCGCCGGCGAGTTGCGCGCCGCCATCCGGGATCTCGACCCGAGCCCGATCGTCCGTAATCTCCACGCCGACGTGCTGACCATCGGGCGCCGGCTCGACTCGCTTCAGCAGCCGAGCCCCGGCGACGCCACGCTCGTCCGCGACCTCGTCGCGCGGGTCGGCGAAATCCGCGAGCAGCTCGCAGCGCTCGCCGCCCGTCCGCTGCCGCTCGAGAAGATCGAGACGCGCCTGGTCGACCTCGCCCAGCGCGTCGACGCGTTGACGCGCACGGGGGTCGGCGTCGCCGCCAAGGCCGCGGCCGCCCTGGACATGGGCGAAGTCGCGCGCTCGATCCGCGCGATCGTCTCCACCGAGACGAACGCGAGTTTCGACACGTTCAACGGCCGCCTCGAACAGCTCGCCGGCAAGGTGGACGCGCTCGTCGCCAGCGCCGGCGGCAAGCGCATCGACGAATTGGGCAAGCGCATCGACGATCTCGGCCAGATGATCGCCAAGCGCTTCGAGAACGGCGCGGCGCAACGCGTCGACACCTCCGGGCTCGAGAAGCTCGTGGCGGGTCTCGCGCGCAAGCTCGATACGGCGTTGGAGCAAAAACCGGAGACGCCCGCGCTCGAGGAAATTGGCCGCAAGCTCGACACGCTCGGAACGCGCTTGCTGCCCGACGCCGTCTCCGCCGAGGCGATCGCGCGCATCGAGGGCATGCTCGCGAGTCCTCCCGCGGAAAAGCAGTTTCGCGATCTCGCTCAACGTATCGACGGGATGCGCGAGACGCTCGCGCAACGGCTCGAGCAGGGGGGCGCCGAGGGGCCCGCCATCGGCGCCATCGAACATCTGGTGCGCGGACTGGATCGCAAGGTGGAGACGGCGCTCGCCGCGCATGCGCACGCGCCGGACATCGAGCCGCTCCGCCGCCAGCTCGAACAATTGTCGCAAAAGATCGACCGTCTCGACGATCCGGGCGCCCACTCGACGCTGAGCGCGGCGGGGACGGGCAATCCGCAGCTCGACGACATCGCCGCGCGGCTCGACCGCATGCAATCGGCGCTGGCGCATCGGGTGGAGGAAGCCTCGCCGGCGGCGCGCCAATTCGAAATGGCCGAGCTTGTCGAACAGCTCGCGGCGCGCATCAATCAGGCGGCCGACTCGCAAGGCGACGCGGAGGCGTTCAGGGCGCTCGAGACGCAGATCGGCGCCTTGTCGAAACGTCTCGACCGCAACGACCACAATGGCGCCGCCCTCGCCGCCGTCGAAGGGAAGATCGCCGCCCTCGTCGCGCAGATGGAGGAGACCAAAAGCGCCACCTCTTTAGCCGCCGAGGAGGCCGTACGTCGCGCCACGCAGGAGATCCTGCGCGAGGCGAGCCCCGGCCCGGGCGCCTTGCGCGCGGCGCTTGAGCGCGAGCTCGCCGACATTCGGGACAAGCAGGACGCAAGCGGCCAGCGCACCCATGAGACGCTGCTCGCGGTGCACGAAACCCTCGAACGCGTCGTCGATCGTCTGGCGATGTTCGAGGACGAGCTGACCGAAATTCGAACCGGCGTGACCGCGCCCGCAAAAGCTGGCGCAGCCGCGCAGCCGGCGTCCGCCGCGGAGCCGCGTCCGCCGTCGCGTCTCACGGATGACGACGAACTCGGCGATTTCCTCATGCCGCCCGGCGCGCCCCGCCCGCAGCGACGCGAGACCGCCTTCGCCGCGGCGCCGGAATCCGCGCAGATGGATTTCATCGCGGCTGCGCGCCGCGCCGCTCAGCAGGCTGCGCGCGACGCCGCCGCCGCCGAAACGGCGTATCAGGAACGCCGCAACGCCGCCCTGCGCGCCGAAGCCTTCGCTGAGAGCGGCGAGCGGGCGCCAGAGGGAAAGAGCGGCGGCCTTCTCGCGGCCATTCAAGAACGCAAGCGGCCGTTGTTGCTCGGCCTCGGCGCGCTGGTGCTGATGATCGGCGCCTATCAGATCGCCCGCGTCGGAATCGAGGGCGCGGATAAATGGCGCCAGGACAGACGCCATGCCGAGGCCGCCCACACCGAGAGCGACGCCGAGCCCGAAGCCGCCCCGGGGCCAGGCGCCCCCGCGCGTACGGGCGCCAGCCAGGGCGCGGCGAAGACGCCCGCGCTCGCGCCGGCGACGCCCGCCCGCCCCTCCGCCAACGCGCCGGAAGCGGCGCCCCGCCCTCCGGCCGCTCCGCCGCCCAGGATGCTCGCGCCGCAGGCCGAAACGCCGGGGCCTCTCGACAAGACCCCCGTCGGCTCGATTGGCGGAGCGGGCCTCAATCCGCTGCCGCCGCCGGACGCCGTCGTCGCCATCCGGGCGCTCGCCGAGGGCGGCGATCCGGGGGCGCAATATGAACTCGCGCTGCGCATGGCCGAGGGGCGCGGCGTGCCGCGCGATCCGGCGACCGCCGCGCAATGGTTCGAAAAGGCCGCCGGGAAGGGCGTCGCGCCGGCGCAATACCGGCTTGGTTCTCTCTATGAGAAGGGACTAGGCGTCGCGCGCGACTACTCGCGCGCCCGCAAGCTCTATCAATCCGCCGCCGAGGCGGGGAACGCCCGCGCCATGCATAATCTCGCCGTGCTGCTCGCCGAAGGCGGCGACGGCGGCAAACCGGATTATGCGGTGGCCGCCGAGTGGTTCCGCAGGGCGGGCGAATATGGCGTGCGCGACAGCCAGTACAATCTGGCGATCCTCTACGCGCGCGGGCTCGGCGTCGGCCAGAGTCTCGTTCAGTC